One genomic segment of Bacillus carboniphilus includes these proteins:
- a CDS encoding DHH family phosphoesterase: protein MYKLFTHNDLDGVSCGIVARLAFGDKVDVRYNSVMGLDHQVERFLESDKKHKDVHMLITDLSVNEKNAKGLNDYVKEGGKVDLIDHHKTAIHLNDYSWGHVTVEYEDGRLASATSLLYEFLVEKDLLKPSGALEEYVELVRQYDIWEWEKNENIKAKQLNDLFFMVSLDEFEEKMVARLQDADHFEYDDFEEKLLEMEEDKIERYIRRKKRELVQTFIGDYCTGIVHAESYHSELGSELGKEHSHLDYITILNMGGRKISFRTIHDNVDVSAVAGQFGGGGHAKAAGCSMNEESYELYVKAAFTIEPLRQDFTKNHYNIKNSVDGSLYVNREEEDFFIYEKKHHQWVVERNGQALSSVFPSFEEAERYIKRNYSAWLTRDEHFVDYLKKYVSNDKKREA, encoded by the coding sequence TTGGTGACAAGGTAGATGTTCGTTACAACTCAGTAATGGGTTTAGATCATCAGGTGGAGAGGTTTCTTGAGAGTGATAAGAAACACAAGGATGTACACATGTTAATTACAGATCTATCGGTTAATGAAAAGAATGCAAAAGGCTTGAATGATTACGTGAAAGAAGGAGGCAAAGTTGATTTAATTGACCATCATAAAACAGCTATTCACCTGAATGATTATAGTTGGGGACATGTGACGGTTGAGTATGAGGATGGTCGGTTAGCGAGCGCCACCTCTTTACTATATGAGTTTCTAGTGGAGAAGGATCTCCTTAAACCATCTGGGGCTTTAGAGGAGTATGTAGAACTAGTCCGGCAATATGATATCTGGGAATGGGAAAAAAATGAGAACATTAAAGCTAAACAGTTAAATGACTTGTTTTTTATGGTGTCATTGGATGAATTTGAAGAAAAAATGGTGGCACGACTGCAGGACGCTGACCATTTTGAATATGATGACTTTGAGGAAAAGCTCCTTGAGATGGAAGAAGATAAGATTGAGCGATATATCAGGAGGAAAAAACGAGAGCTCGTTCAAACCTTTATTGGGGATTATTGTACGGGGATTGTGCATGCAGAATCGTATCATTCTGAGCTTGGAAGTGAGCTTGGGAAAGAGCATAGCCACTTGGACTATATCACGATTTTAAACATGGGTGGAAGAAAGATTAGCTTTAGAACCATCCATGATAATGTGGACGTCTCAGCCGTTGCTGGACAGTTTGGTGGTGGCGGGCATGCCAAGGCAGCAGGTTGCTCAATGAATGAGGAATCTTATGAATTATATGTGAAAGCTGCTTTTACCATTGAGCCATTAAGACAGGATTTTACAAAGAATCACTATAATATAAAAAATTCAGTGGATGGGTCTTTGTATGTGAATAGAGAGGAAGAGGATTTTTTTATTTATGAAAAAAAGCATCATCAGTGGGTGGTTGAGCGAAACGGTCAAGCCCTCTCAAGCGTATTTCCTTCATTTGAAGAGGCAGAAAGATATATTAAAAGAAACTACTCTGCATGGCTGACACGTGATGAGCATTTCGTAGATTATCTTAAAAAATATGTAAGTAATGACAAGAAAAGAGAAGCTTAG
- a CDS encoding ring-cleaving dioxygenase, whose protein sequence is MNHLKGMHHVTAITSSAEKNYEFFTYVLGMRLVKKTVNQDDIQTYHLFFADDTGSPGTDMTFFDFPGIPKGSHGTNEIYKTAFRVQTDTSLEYWVKRFDRLNVKHSGIKQQFGKQTLSFVDFDDQQYQLVSDENNKGVASGTPWQKGPIPLEYAITGLGPLHVRVAQFDYFKEMLEKVLLFKEIDQEESFHLFEVGEGGNGAQIIVEHNTVLPQARQGYGTVHHAALRVEDKAVLEEWDNRMRGFGFQTSGFVDRYFFGSLYARVAPGILFEFATDGPGFMGDEPYETLGEKLSLPPFLEPKREQIEQLVRPIDTVRSTIDFVKE, encoded by the coding sequence ATGAACCACTTAAAAGGAATGCATCATGTCACTGCGATTACGAGTAGTGCAGAAAAGAATTATGAGTTCTTTACGTATGTTTTAGGTATGCGTCTTGTGAAAAAGACGGTAAATCAAGATGATATCCAAACGTATCATCTATTCTTTGCGGATGATACGGGAAGTCCAGGAACAGATATGACATTCTTCGACTTCCCTGGAATTCCAAAAGGCTCACATGGAACGAATGAAATTTATAAAACAGCCTTCCGTGTGCAGACAGATACTTCATTAGAGTACTGGGTTAAACGATTCGATAGACTGAATGTAAAGCATTCCGGAATCAAACAACAATTTGGTAAGCAGACATTATCCTTTGTGGATTTTGACGACCAGCAATATCAATTAGTTTCTGATGAAAATAATAAAGGTGTCGCTTCAGGTACTCCATGGCAAAAAGGGCCAATTCCTCTAGAATATGCGATTACGGGTCTAGGACCTCTTCATGTAAGAGTTGCGCAATTTGATTATTTTAAAGAAATGTTGGAGAAGGTTCTGCTGTTTAAGGAAATCGATCAAGAAGAATCCTTCCATCTATTTGAAGTAGGGGAAGGTGGAAATGGTGCTCAAATCATTGTTGAACATAACACAGTTCTTCCACAGGCACGTCAAGGATACGGTACCGTTCACCATGCAGCCCTGAGGGTAGAGGATAAAGCAGTATTAGAAGAATGGGATAACCGGATGAGAGGCTTTGGATTCCAAACATCGGGCTTTGTAGATCGATATTTCTTCGGTTCTTTATATGCCCGAGTTGCACCAGGTATTTTATTTGAATTTGCAACGGATGGACCTGGTTTTATGGGTGATGAACCGTATGAAACGTTAGGTGAGAAGTTATCACTTCCACCTTTCTTAGAACCAAAGCGTGAACAAATTGAACAGTTAGTACGTCCAATTGATACAGTAAGAAGTACGATTGATTTTGTTAAAGAATAA
- a CDS encoding ATP-binding protein yields the protein MFMERINLLRDRNGLLIKILWIIYIIDLVFYFSLDPIKTFIWPSIGLIIAISLVIILKSKAPPVFTMYATILGLYIFFFSLNYFFPYFINYIFIFLGIILTSLYQNALAIVFSGGLATSLLIYFYTENQELYAETMSEIDLIYYVLFGLFTVIFLLFYSNYVNKLWVQAYKRENEAKEALFLSQEYLQSIIQHTQDAVVVIDKDERVLTANQAFERIFGIPIEKNLGEKLDILPKRIVPLAKKQLQKVLQGERLIAIETKCLRSDGEEITVEMTLSPIYNKEQSIDAIFVIVRDITQKKETERLLLESEKLKLAGEIAAGIAHEVRNPLTVISGFLQMIDRDPQKIKQYSSIMLGEIKRVNEIINEFLLLAKPKPQNFLVCDLTDVVQDVLLLFESECNLKSIVLNTKLSSKPTILKCEPNHLKQVFINLLKNAIEAMPKGGTLTIQTDQTDKNTATVSISDTGVGIPSANMQLIGQPFFTTKDSGTGLGLMITEKIIKDHQGNVEIKSIENIGTEVIIQLPLKK from the coding sequence ATGTTTATGGAGCGTATCAACCTTTTAAGGGATCGTAATGGTCTACTCATTAAAATCCTATGGATTATTTACATAATTGATTTAGTCTTTTATTTTTCATTAGACCCGATTAAAACCTTTATTTGGCCCAGTATAGGCTTAATCATAGCTATTAGTTTGGTCATTATATTAAAGTCCAAAGCTCCACCCGTTTTCACCATGTACGCAACCATATTGGGGCTTTACATTTTCTTTTTTTCACTCAATTACTTTTTTCCTTATTTCATAAACTATATTTTTATTTTTCTCGGTATTATCCTGACATCACTATATCAAAATGCTTTGGCTATCGTTTTTTCAGGAGGACTTGCTACATCTCTCCTTATTTATTTTTACACTGAGAATCAAGAACTATATGCAGAGACAATGTCTGAAATAGATTTAATCTATTATGTTTTGTTTGGACTTTTTACCGTTATCTTTCTTCTGTTCTATTCAAACTATGTAAATAAACTGTGGGTACAAGCATATAAAAGGGAAAATGAAGCAAAAGAAGCTCTCTTTTTATCTCAAGAATACCTACAATCCATCATTCAACACACCCAAGATGCAGTTGTTGTTATTGATAAAGATGAAAGAGTGTTAACAGCCAATCAAGCGTTCGAAAGGATATTTGGAATACCGATTGAGAAAAATCTTGGGGAAAAGCTTGATATCCTTCCCAAACGTATTGTTCCGTTAGCTAAAAAACAGCTTCAGAAAGTGCTGCAAGGAGAAAGACTCATCGCAATTGAAACAAAATGCCTACGAAGTGATGGAGAAGAAATTACAGTTGAAATGACACTCTCCCCTATCTATAACAAGGAGCAGTCTATTGATGCTATCTTTGTTATCGTTAGGGATATTACACAAAAAAAAGAAACTGAACGATTACTACTCGAATCTGAAAAATTAAAGCTAGCTGGCGAAATTGCAGCAGGAATTGCTCATGAGGTGAGGAATCCTCTAACCGTTATTTCTGGATTTCTACAAATGATAGATCGTGATCCTCAAAAGATTAAGCAATATTCTTCTATTATGCTTGGAGAAATCAAACGGGTTAATGAAATTATTAATGAATTCCTCTTACTAGCCAAGCCAAAACCACAAAACTTTCTGGTGTGTGATTTAACTGATGTCGTCCAAGACGTCCTACTTTTATTCGAGTCTGAGTGCAATCTTAAAAGTATCGTATTGAATACAAAGCTATCTTCTAAACCAACTATTTTAAAATGTGAACCCAATCATTTAAAACAAGTGTTTATTAACTTGCTAAAAAATGCAATTGAAGCAATGCCTAAAGGTGGAACACTTACGATTCAAACCGATCAAACTGATAAAAATACCGCAACAGTTTCTATATCAGATACTGGAGTTGGCATCCCTTCTGCTAATATGCAGTTAATTGGTCAACCGTTCTTCACTACAAAAGATAGTGGCACGGGTCTAGGTTTAATGATTACAGAGAAAATTATTAAAGATCATCAAGGTAATGTAGAGATTAAAAGTATCGAAAATATTGGGACTGAAGTGATTATCCAATTACCTCTAAAAAAATGA
- a CDS encoding NCS2 family permease: protein MLDKWFGLRKNNTNIRTELLAGMTTFLTMVYIVVVNPIILSDAGVPFEQVFIATIIAAVVGTLWMAFFANYPIAIAPGMGLNAYFAYSVVGANPDIGYEVAFGAVFVSGIIFIILSLTPFREKLVEAIPENLKLGITAGIGLFIAFIGLRLTNIIVAHPSNLVGLGDLQSPEVVLALIGLAVTIILMALNVNSALFLGMIATGVIAYLTGNLSFENGFVSKPEQPEWFVFGSPIDAFGDVVGYGLYAVVFSFLLVTIFDTTGTMVGVAKQAGFMKGNKLPRARQALLADSVAKTVGSIFGTSPTTAYIESSTGVAAGGRTGLTAVTVAALFALTSFFGPTVGAVSGLAAITSPALIIVGSLMLGNVAHIKWNEFDEAFPAFLVILSMPLTSSIATGMALGFISYPLLKLVKGKGRSVHPLVYLFAVLFLIQLVFIPH, encoded by the coding sequence ATGCTAGATAAATGGTTCGGCCTAAGAAAAAACAATACAAACATACGAACGGAATTGTTAGCAGGGATGACTACCTTCCTAACTATGGTGTATATAGTAGTCGTGAATCCCATTATCTTATCGGATGCAGGAGTTCCATTTGAGCAAGTGTTTATCGCAACCATTATTGCTGCTGTAGTAGGAACATTATGGATGGCCTTTTTCGCCAATTATCCAATAGCTATTGCTCCAGGGATGGGATTAAATGCATACTTTGCCTATTCAGTGGTAGGGGCGAACCCTGATATTGGATATGAAGTTGCATTCGGGGCAGTGTTTGTTTCGGGTATTATATTTATTATTCTTTCCTTAACCCCTTTTAGAGAGAAGTTAGTTGAAGCAATCCCGGAAAACTTAAAGTTAGGAATCACTGCTGGGATTGGTCTTTTTATTGCTTTTATTGGATTAAGATTAACAAATATCATTGTGGCCCATCCTTCAAATTTAGTTGGATTGGGAGATTTACAATCACCAGAAGTGGTGTTAGCCTTGATTGGCCTAGCTGTGACCATCATACTAATGGCTTTGAATGTTAATAGTGCACTTTTTTTAGGGATGATTGCTACGGGTGTCATTGCTTATTTAACAGGAAACCTATCGTTTGAGAACGGCTTTGTGTCGAAACCCGAACAGCCAGAATGGTTTGTGTTTGGTTCCCCGATTGATGCATTTGGCGATGTTGTAGGCTATGGTTTATACGCAGTTGTTTTCTCATTCTTACTTGTTACAATTTTTGATACAACTGGTACGATGGTTGGTGTCGCGAAGCAAGCCGGTTTTATGAAGGGGAATAAACTACCTCGTGCTAGACAGGCATTGCTTGCGGATTCAGTAGCGAAAACAGTGGGGTCCATCTTTGGTACAAGTCCAACAACCGCTTACATTGAGTCTTCTACAGGGGTTGCTGCAGGAGGAAGAACAGGGTTAACTGCTGTAACGGTAGCTGCACTGTTTGCTTTAACCAGCTTTTTTGGACCTACGGTTGGTGCGGTATCAGGTCTTGCAGCGATTACATCACCAGCTTTAATTATCGTAGGAAGCCTCATGTTAGGAAACGTTGCACATATTAAATGGAATGAATTTGATGAAGCATTCCCAGCGTTCCTAGTCATCTTGAGCATGCCTTTAACTTCTAGTATTGCAACGGGAATGGCCTTAGGATTCATCTCATATCCACTTTTAAAGCTAGTTAAAGGAAAAGGGCGAAGCGTCCATCCGCTTGTCTATTTATTTGCTGTTCTATTCCTAATTCAGTTGGTGTTTATTCCACACTAG
- a CDS encoding alpha-L-glutamate ligase: MSKIYVLHENQEWTDHLIKRLEELELPYEQWFLDQGVIDLSEAPPEGVFYSRMSASSHTRDHRFAPELTESVLAWLERHGRKVINGSRALRLEVSKVNQYMALEKAGVRTPKTVVAVGKDQIIEAAKKLNKPTFITKHNRAGKGLGVQLFHSIEALKEYVYGPTFEVPVDGITLIQEYIQSPDSSITRCEFVGGKFLYAVKVDTSEGFELCPADTCQINDLFCPVGEEVEEKPKFQIIQGFNEGFLQDFENVLFENEIKVAGIEFIRDQDGVVYTYDINTNTNYNADAEVDAGKYGMLELAKYLGSELEKLKKVHNLG; the protein is encoded by the coding sequence ATGAGTAAAATATATGTTCTTCACGAAAATCAGGAATGGACGGATCATTTAATTAAGCGTTTGGAAGAATTAGAGTTGCCTTATGAACAATGGTTCTTAGACCAAGGTGTCATAGATCTATCTGAAGCACCACCTGAAGGTGTTTTCTATAGTCGTATGAGCGCCTCCTCACATACCCGAGACCATCGCTTTGCACCTGAACTAACTGAATCTGTTTTAGCTTGGTTAGAACGACATGGACGAAAAGTGATAAATGGAAGTCGAGCATTGCGACTAGAAGTGAGTAAGGTTAATCAATATATGGCTTTAGAAAAAGCTGGCGTTCGGACACCGAAGACTGTTGTGGCTGTCGGAAAAGACCAAATTATCGAAGCCGCTAAAAAGTTAAACAAACCTACGTTTATTACGAAACACAACCGTGCAGGAAAAGGGTTGGGTGTCCAACTTTTCCATTCAATAGAAGCGCTTAAGGAATATGTATATGGGCCAACATTTGAGGTACCTGTCGATGGAATTACGTTAATCCAAGAATATATCCAATCACCTGATTCTTCTATTACACGTTGTGAATTCGTTGGTGGTAAGTTCTTATATGCGGTAAAAGTAGACACATCTGAAGGATTTGAATTATGTCCTGCAGACACCTGTCAAATCAATGACCTCTTCTGCCCTGTTGGTGAAGAAGTAGAGGAAAAGCCAAAGTTTCAAATCATCCAAGGATTTAATGAAGGCTTCCTTCAGGATTTTGAAAATGTACTTTTTGAAAATGAAATTAAAGTAGCAGGAATAGAGTTTATACGGGACCAGGATGGTGTGGTGTATACGTACGATATAAATACCAATACCAATTACAATGCTGATGCAGAGGTCGATGCCGGAAAATATGGGATGCTTGAACTGGCTAAATACCTAGGGAGTGAATTGGAGAAGCTCAAGAAGGTCCATAACTTGGGATAA
- a CDS encoding LLM class flavin-dependent oxidoreductase produces the protein MKYGFWLPIFGGWLRNVEDEQMPPTFEYAKKVIQSAENWGYDTTLIAELYLNDIKGPESPSLEAWSTAAALAAVTSKIEIMTAIRPGFHNPAVTAKMAANIDRISNGRFTLNVVSAWWEEEARQYGGIFTEHDERYDRTEEFIEVLKSLWTKDVVNHDGKFYSLKNTHLSPKPVQTPNPILYAGGESPRGKEAIVNNCDAYVMHGGTVDEVRTKIDDMKARRSAAGKEPFQSFGMAAYVICRDTEEEAQHELARITDVKESSAYAGYKDFVGKSQLEQQVKLYDYSVSNRGLRPNLIGTPEQIADQIIAFEEAGVDLLLLQFSPQLEEMERFSTDVMPLVEAKRKATV, from the coding sequence ATGAAATACGGATTTTGGTTACCCATTTTTGGCGGATGGTTACGAAATGTAGAAGATGAGCAAATGCCACCTACATTTGAATATGCAAAAAAGGTCATTCAATCCGCTGAAAATTGGGGCTATGACACGACTCTTATTGCAGAACTGTACTTAAATGACATAAAAGGCCCTGAAAGTCCCTCCCTAGAAGCTTGGTCAACAGCAGCAGCATTAGCTGCTGTAACGAGTAAAATTGAAATTATGACCGCCATCCGACCTGGATTCCACAATCCAGCTGTTACTGCAAAAATGGCTGCCAATATTGACCGAATTAGTAACGGCCGATTTACGTTAAATGTTGTATCCGCATGGTGGGAAGAAGAGGCCCGTCAATATGGTGGGATTTTTACGGAGCATGATGAGCGATATGACCGCACTGAAGAATTCATTGAAGTTCTAAAAAGCCTATGGACCAAGGATGTTGTCAATCACGATGGTAAATTTTATTCCTTAAAAAACACACATCTCTCTCCTAAACCTGTCCAAACACCAAACCCAATCCTTTACGCTGGAGGAGAAAGTCCACGGGGGAAAGAGGCTATTGTCAATAACTGCGATGCATACGTTATGCATGGTGGTACAGTAGATGAGGTACGAACTAAGATTGATGATATGAAAGCACGTAGATCAGCTGCTGGTAAGGAACCTTTCCAATCATTTGGTATGGCTGCCTATGTCATCTGCCGCGATACTGAAGAAGAAGCACAGCATGAGTTAGCTAGAATAACGGATGTTAAGGAATCCAGTGCTTATGCTGGATACAAAGATTTTGTTGGAAAGTCTCAGCTTGAACAACAAGTAAAATTATATGACTATTCGGTTTCAAATCGTGGATTAAGACCAAATCTAATTGGAACACCTGAACAAATTGCTGACCAGATTATTGCTTTTGAGGAAGCTGGAGTGGACTTATTACTCCTTCAATTCTCTCCACAGCTTGAAGAAATGGAACGCTTCTCTACGGATGTTATGCCACTAGTGGAAGCGAAAAGAAAAGCTACAGTTTAG
- the asnA gene encoding aspartate--ammonia ligase, with amino-acid sequence MTNTPVTPSEYKSKLNLIQTELAIKQLKEFFENKLSKELHLIEISAPLFLKNGTGLNDNLNGVERVVSFEAYDLRDNLEIVQSLAKWKRNALKKYNIPVGSGIYTNMNAIRRDEMLDCLHSIYVDQWDWEKVISCEQRNLDNLVTEVQTIYKAIKETEEYLYQKFPLLNPILPNEITFITSQQLEDRYPGVSPKERENKIAKEFGAVFIMQIGGELRSGEKHDGRSPDYDDWALNGDIIFWYPEIQKALEVSSMGIRVNAESLIKQLKQSGNEERSKLEYHQAVLKGLLPFSIGGGIGKSRLCMFLLKKIHIGEVQVSVWNDDIIQECKLANIPLL; translated from the coding sequence TTGACAAATACACCCGTAACACCAAGTGAATACAAATCAAAGTTAAACCTAATTCAAACGGAATTAGCCATAAAGCAATTAAAAGAATTTTTTGAGAACAAACTGTCAAAGGAGCTACATTTAATTGAAATATCTGCTCCCCTGTTTTTAAAAAATGGTACAGGGCTAAACGACAATTTAAATGGTGTTGAAAGAGTAGTATCATTTGAGGCGTACGATCTTAGAGATAATCTCGAGATTGTTCAATCTTTAGCAAAATGGAAACGAAATGCCTTAAAAAAATACAACATTCCAGTTGGCTCGGGCATTTATACAAACATGAATGCAATTAGAAGAGATGAGATGTTGGATTGCCTTCATTCCATTTACGTGGATCAATGGGATTGGGAGAAGGTCATTTCTTGCGAACAACGAAACTTAGACAATTTAGTAACCGAAGTCCAGACGATTTATAAAGCTATAAAAGAAACGGAAGAGTATCTGTATCAAAAGTTTCCTTTACTGAATCCCATTTTACCGAATGAAATTACCTTTATAACTTCTCAACAACTTGAAGATCGATACCCTGGCGTGTCTCCAAAAGAAAGGGAAAATAAAATAGCAAAAGAATTTGGAGCTGTTTTTATCATGCAAATTGGTGGGGAGTTGCGGTCAGGTGAAAAACACGATGGGCGTTCACCTGATTACGATGATTGGGCTTTAAACGGTGATATTATTTTTTGGTATCCCGAAATACAAAAGGCTCTAGAGGTTTCTTCGATGGGGATTAGAGTGAATGCAGAATCATTGATTAAACAATTAAAACAATCTGGGAATGAAGAGCGGAGTAAACTCGAATATCACCAAGCCGTGTTAAAAGGGTTGCTTCCTTTCTCAATTGGTGGAGGAATAGGTAAGTCACGATTGTGTATGTTCTTACTTAAAAAAATCCACATTGGAGAAGTGCAGGTTTCCGTTTGGAACGATGACATTATTCAAGAATGCAAACTGGCTAATATCCCTCTTTTATAG
- a CDS encoding DUF3219 family protein, with the protein MEIIIINDVSIEATNYKEERVGDKGRMKISFDFKVEHLRYHEITTMLYANNFKVKIPKKNLDFEAEISSYSTSVTNLYEVGAVGDFALSLIEKEKDEHTGSKP; encoded by the coding sequence ATGGAAATTATCATTATTAATGATGTGTCAATAGAGGCTACCAACTATAAGGAGGAACGAGTGGGAGATAAAGGTAGGATGAAAATTAGTTTTGATTTTAAAGTAGAACATCTTAGGTACCACGAAATTACTACGATGCTATATGCAAACAACTTTAAGGTAAAAATCCCAAAAAAAAATCTTGATTTTGAGGCAGAAATTTCCTCCTATTCAACATCCGTCACAAACCTGTATGAGGTTGGAGCTGTTGGAGATTTTGCTCTATCGTTAATAGAAAAAGAGAAGGATGAACACACGGGAAGCAAACCTTGA
- a CDS encoding DUF421 domain-containing protein, whose amino-acid sequence MSTLELFLRVALGFIVLFTLTRIMGRKEISQMTFFNFVSSIAIGSIAANLVVNQNLSIRNGVLSLVGWTIFTLVMDFIDINSKRARKVVSGTPTVVIKEGKIIESAMRQSRLDLDSLTAMLRQKNIFSMADVEYAVLETNGNISVLRKEERQTITKKDMNIPTTARKVVSLETAVISDGHVLSDNLSKLHLDQAWLYQQLKQKGIHSPSEVFYAEVQKDGSLFVDSKENLLH is encoded by the coding sequence ATGAGTACGTTAGAATTGTTTCTTAGAGTGGCTTTAGGCTTTATTGTTTTATTTACATTAACTAGAATCATGGGAAGAAAAGAAATTAGCCAAATGACCTTCTTCAATTTTGTTTCATCAATAGCCATTGGCTCAATCGCAGCCAATTTAGTTGTTAATCAAAACCTCAGTATACGAAATGGCGTTTTATCTCTGGTCGGATGGACTATATTCACCCTGGTCATGGATTTTATCGATATCAATTCGAAGAGAGCTAGAAAAGTTGTTTCTGGTACCCCTACCGTCGTGATAAAAGAAGGAAAAATTATAGAAAGTGCTATGCGGCAATCTCGCTTGGATTTGGATTCCTTAACAGCCATGCTCCGACAAAAAAACATTTTTTCGATGGCTGATGTGGAGTATGCAGTGCTCGAAACCAATGGAAATATCTCCGTATTAAGAAAAGAAGAAAGACAGACTATAACCAAAAAGGATATGAATATACCAACAACAGCTCGGAAAGTGGTCTCACTAGAAACAGCTGTTATTTCTGATGGACACGTACTTTCAGATAATTTATCTAAATTACATCTAGATCAAGCATGGCTCTATCAACAATTAAAACAGAAAGGGATTCACTCTCCATCCGAAGTCTTTTATGCGGAAGTCCAAAAAGATGGTTCACTTTTTGTGGACAGTAAGGAAAACCTACTCCACTAA
- a CDS encoding MarR family winged helix-turn-helix transcriptional regulator yields the protein MEDHRLFHGIHQLSRLLHKHLNITLQPYGLYSAQWSVLYVLRTKGTSTQSELCEYLAVEAPPMTRLIQRLVKQGYVSQVTSERDKRVKYIQLSEKAIKEFPIWEKAVLDMNESLVRNFPEDSQEKLAALIKNWLTQLEK from the coding sequence ATGGAAGATCATCGTTTATTTCACGGAATACATCAGCTATCAAGGCTATTGCATAAGCACTTAAATATAACGCTCCAACCATATGGATTGTATAGTGCACAATGGTCTGTTTTGTACGTGCTAAGGACAAAAGGAACATCAACACAATCAGAGCTGTGTGAATATCTCGCTGTTGAAGCACCACCAATGACAAGGTTGATTCAGCGATTGGTCAAACAAGGATACGTCAGTCAAGTAACAAGCGAAAGGGACAAGCGTGTCAAATATATACAACTAAGTGAAAAAGCAATTAAAGAATTTCCAATTTGGGAAAAAGCTGTACTTGATATGAATGAGTCATTAGTGAGAAATTTTCCTGAAGACTCCCAAGAGAAGCTTGCTGCTTTAATTAAAAATTGGCTGACTCAGTTAGAAAAATAA
- a CDS encoding MFS transporter: protein MSKPALWTKDFIFVSVSNFFVFLTFYYLLVTLPIYTIEDLQGGGTEAGLIVTVFLISAIISRPLTGNWISRYGTKVIFIISLTLFFLGAALYFFPSTIGSLLVLRFFHGIGFGMVTTATGTIVANIIPDSRRGEGMGYYALFMNLAMVMGPFLGLTAMQNWGIEVTFTLTTLCAFIALGIGVLVQLPKAKEDASLAPKREKMSFRFGDMFEASAVKISLVGAFFAITYSSILSFVSVYANDNGLAEVSSFFFVVYAAVLLLSRPFTGKWYDRFGANVIIYPALVIFAVGMFILSGAHTALLFLLAAGFIGLGWGTVFPSFQTIAIQEAPPAKRGVATATFLSIFDVGIGFGSFIVGVIGGQIGFSSLYFYGSFFILAGILLYYFLHGSNHQVPATTQNLSNNS, encoded by the coding sequence ATGAGCAAACCTGCTTTATGGACGAAGGATTTTATCTTCGTGTCAGTTAGTAATTTCTTTGTGTTTCTAACTTTTTATTATTTGTTAGTAACACTTCCCATTTATACGATTGAAGATTTGCAGGGAGGAGGGACAGAAGCAGGGTTAATCGTAACGGTATTCTTAATCTCTGCGATTATTTCAAGGCCATTAACCGGGAATTGGATATCACGGTATGGTACGAAGGTAATCTTTATCATATCGTTAACGCTTTTCTTTTTAGGAGCAGCTTTATATTTTTTCCCATCCACCATTGGCAGTTTACTAGTTCTTCGTTTTTTCCATGGAATCGGATTTGGGATGGTAACAACAGCAACCGGTACAATTGTTGCAAATATCATACCTGACTCACGACGAGGAGAAGGAATGGGATATTACGCTCTTTTTATGAATTTAGCAATGGTCATGGGGCCATTCTTAGGTTTAACAGCGATGCAAAACTGGGGAATTGAAGTAACATTTACCTTAACTACACTTTGTGCTTTTATTGCTCTTGGTATTGGAGTATTGGTCCAACTACCTAAAGCGAAAGAAGATGCTTCATTAGCTCCTAAAAGAGAAAAAATGAGCTTTCGTTTTGGGGATATGTTTGAAGCCAGTGCAGTCAAGATCTCCCTAGTTGGGGCTTTCTTTGCAATCACCTATTCTTCTATCCTTTCATTCGTATCTGTATATGCAAATGATAATGGACTAGCCGAAGTGTCTAGTTTCTTTTTTGTTGTGTATGCGGCTGTATTGTTGCTCTCAAGGCCATTTACTGGAAAATGGTATGACCGATTCGGTGCGAATGTCATAATCTATCCGGCCTTGGTTATTTTTGCTGTAGGTATGTTTATTCTGAGTGGGGCACATACAGCCTTGCTATTCTTACTAGCAGCTGGATTTATTGGGTTAGGATGGGGGACTGTATTCCCAAGCTTTCAAACGATTGCAATCCAAGAGGCACCGCCAGCTAAAAGAGGGGTTGCTACTGCTACTTTCTTATCGATTTTTGATGTAGGTATTGGATTTGGGTCATTCATAGTGGGGGTTATTGGAGGCCAAATCGGCTTTAGTTCCTTATACTTCTACGGATCCTTCTTCATCCTAGCAGGAATTCTTTTATACTACTTCCTTCATGGATCTAACCACCAAGTGCCTGCGACCACTCAGAATTTGTCAAATAATAGTTAA